In Accipiter gentilis chromosome 17, bAccGen1.1, whole genome shotgun sequence, one DNA window encodes the following:
- the LOC126047341 gene encoding kelch-like protein 31 isoform X1, with the protein MAPKKKTKKPKVDKEDASITPVMVEDALLDVEHLNHLNGLYDSGSNGFHCTATEVEASDHGASLLEGMNQMRQKRFLCDLTIATKTKSFDVHKLVLASCSEYFHRLLQRDPQLHRVELHDISPLGLTTVITYAYTGKLSLSLYTIGSTIAAATQLQVPALLNMCGDFLIREMAVENCVYIANISATYSLNQVKDATRKFIRENFLEFSKTDQFMKLPFDQINELLMDDGLQIPSEVAAFQIAVKWLEFDPKRVRYAADLLSNIRFGTISAPDLVNHVQPVPRMMQDPQCHKLLVDAMNYHLLPHQQNSLQSRRTRIRGGQRVLVTVGGRPALTEKALSRDISYRDAEGNWNKLTEMPAKSFNQCVVVMDGFIYIAGGEDQNDARNQAKHAVSSLSRYDPRFNTWLHLASMQHRRTHFSLSACNGLLYAVGGRNAEGALASVECYVPTTNSWQSKASLETHRCCHATTVIDGKLLVTGGYISHAYSRTVCCYEPSTDTWREQARLSTPRGWHCAATVADRAYVLGGSQLGPQGERVDVMPVECYSPLTGQWSYVAPLPTGVSTAGVALLEGRLCLVGGWNETGKKYQKCVQCYNPDLNEWTEDEDLPEATVGVSCCTIILPRSPSSRSRASSVASAAAST; encoded by the exons ATGGCAcccaaaaagaaaaccaagaagccCAAGGTGGATAAAGAGGATGCATCCATCACCCCGGTGATGGTGGAAGATGCTTTGCTAGATGTCGAACACCTCAATCACCTGAACGGTTTGTACGACAGCGGCTCCAATGGCTTCCACTGCACGGCCACGGAGGTTGAAGCGTCCGACCATGGAGCCAGCCTTCTGGAGGGGATGAACCAGATGCGCCAGAAGCGGTTCCTCTGCGATCTCACCATTGCCACCAAAACAAAGTCCTTTGACGTGCACAAACTCGTCCTGGCTTCCTGCAGCGAGTACTTCCACCGCCTGCTGCAGAGAGACCCTCAGCTGCACCGGGTGGAGCTCCACGACATCTCCCCACTGGGCCTGACCACCGTCATCACCTATGCCTACACGGGGAAGCTGAGCCTCTCGCTGTACACCATCGGCAGCACCATTGCCGCAGCCACTCAGCTGCAGGTGCCAGCACTGCTGAACATGTGTGGTGACTTCCTCATTCGGGAGATGGCCGTGGAGAACTGCGTGTACATCGCCAACATCTCAGCCACGTACAGCCTCAACCAGGTGAAAGATGCCACGCGGAAATTCATCCGGGAAAACTTCCTGGAGTTCTCCAAGACTGACCAGTTCATGAAACTCCCCTTCGATCAGATCAATGAGCTGCTGATGGATGATGGCCTGCAGATACCTAGTGAGGTTGCAGCCTTCCAGATCGCTGTCAAGTGGCTGGAGTTTGACCCAAAACGGGTGCGATATGCTGCTGACCTCCTGAGCAACATTCGATTCGGCACAATCTCAGCTCCAGACTTGGTCAACCATGTGCAACCTGTGCCACGCATGATGCAAGACCCGCAGTGCCACAAGCTCCTTGTGGATGCTATGAATTACCACCTGCTCCCCCACCAGCAAAACAGCCTTCAGTCACGGAGAACCAGGATTCGGGGAGGCCAGAGGGTGCTCGTCACAGTTGGGGGTCGTCCAGCTTTGACCGAGAAGGCTCTTAGCAGGGACATCAGCTACAGGGACGCAGAGGGAAACTGGAACAAGCTGACGGAGATGCCAGCAAAAAGTTTTAACCAGTGTGTGGTGGTGATGGATGGATTCATCTACATCGCGGGTGGTGAAGACCAAAATGATGCCAGGAACCAGGCCAAGCATGCCGTCAGCAGCCTGAGCAG GTACGATCCACGCTTCAACACCTGGCTGCACCTGGCCAGCATGCAGCACAGGAGGACACACTTCAGCCTAAGTGCCTGCAATGGGCTCCTCTACGCTGTTGGAGGGCGCAACGCTGAGGGCGCGTTGGCATCTGTCGAGTGCTACGTTCCCACCACCAACAGCTGGCAGAGCAAGGCAAGCCTGGAGACGCACCGCTGCTGCCATGCCACCACTGTCATTGACGGCAAGCTCCTGGTCACAGGCGGCTACATCAGCCATGCCTATTCCCGCACTGTGTGCTGCTACGAGCCCAGCACTGACACCTGGAGGGAGCAGGCAAGGCTCAGCACCCCCCGGGGCTGGCACTGTGCAGCCACTGTGGCCGACCGAGCGTATGTGCTAGGTGGGAGCCAGCTGGGTCCCCAGGGTGAGCGGGTGGACGTGATGCCCGTGGAGTGTTACAGTCCACTCACAGGGCAGTGGAGTTATGTGGCACCCCTGCCCACAGGGGTCAGCACGGCTGGGGTGGCTCTGCTGGAGGGGCGCTTGTGCCTGGTGGGTGGCTGGAACGAGACCGGGAAGAAGTATCAGAAATGTGTGCAGTGCTACAACCCTGACCTCAACGAGTGGACCGAGGATGAGGACCTCCCCGAGGCCACCGTGGGTGTCTCGTGCTGCACCATCATCCTCCCACGCTCCCCGAGCTCCAGGTCCCGGGCTAGCTCTGTGgcctcagcagcagccagcacataA